Genomic segment of Candidatus Protochlamydia amoebophila UWE25:
CCGATTTTTTGCTTTCTTTCGACAACTTCAAATACCCCAAATTCTCGAAATTCTAGTCGCTCTCCTTGTGATAAGCAATCTGTGATTTTATCGAGAAAAGCTTGAATTACATGACGAACATCATTAGGATGAATTCCTTTGTCCTGGGATATTGAATTGATCAATTTCTTTTTTGTCATTGTGCTCTTCTTTGTACTGGTTGCCATAAGGCCACACTCCTTCATTTTTTTCACTGTTTGCTTAACTTAAGTTTCTTAATATTTTCTTATCCTTTTGATTTTCAATCAAGTTCTTTTTGCCGTTATTCTCAGCAAAGTATAGGAAAATATCTATATTAGAACCTCATTGAAATATAAAATTTACACTTAATACTTTATCATCATTATTGAACGAGTTTTTTTTTATCATTCAATGTTGACGACTTCTTTAAATTATTCTTAAACAAAAAAATCGCTTTTTTATTCTTCCATAAGCCGAATGATCATTTTATTTTTTTTACCCGCAGCTAATAATATTAATCGACTAGAAATCAAACATTCAACGCTAATAATATGATTCTCATCTTCAATTTTTTTATTATTGATGTATACACCACCATTTCGCAATAAACGTCTTGCTTCACTTTTGCTTGTTTGTAACTTTGTTTCTACAAGTAAATCAATTAGTTTTTTATTTAAAACATTTTCTAATTTCATTTCACAACTCGGCATATCAGCTGCAAGTTTTTCCAATATATCAGCATTTAAGCTAGTTTGAGAGCCTGGTGCAACACCTTCTGTGACTTTAATTGCTATTTTAAGTCCTTCTTCTCCATGCACTAAACGTGTAATTTCCTCGGCCAATCTTTTTTGAGCTGTTCGCGGAACATAATCTGCTTCTTTCATCATTTGCTCATAATGGCGAATTTCTCCCATATCTAAGAAAGTCAACATACGCATTAAATTAATGACGTCCGCATCCTCTACTCGAATC
This window contains:
- a CDS encoding HU family DNA-binding protein, which encodes MATSTKKSTMTKKKLINSISQDKGIHPNDVRHVIQAFLDKITDCLSQGERLEFREFGVFEVVERKQKIGRNPKNAAVPIVIPARQAVKFTPGKKMRQVVEMEESYLAEISS